From a single Nostoc flagelliforme CCNUN1 genomic region:
- a CDS encoding ExeA family protein — protein MLSDVMTYFGLKRTLDHVGYFETQEQTNLFKELKPQIRQGRLIALTGVVGCGKTTTLQRLQLELSSEKDIIISRCLAIDKDKVSVGVLMSALFCDLSTEKDAKPPTQPELRERKFLALIQKCRKPVVLFVDEAHDIHHGTLVKIKRLIELVRQNGCTLSVVLLGHPKLKNDLRRPSLEEIGARTNIFSLEGIRGHQVEYIKWLLSECIHDDYLPEDLITNEAIAFLAERLTTPLQIEHYLQRAFEDAYQAATKPVTLGMAEAVLTVGLNDLEPRLIRHGYTKTVLAELLNIRVSEVNSFLHAQLPPGRTQDLRDQMLKIGIPLYASEGN, from the coding sequence ATGTTGAGTGATGTCATGACTTATTTTGGACTTAAACGTACCTTAGATCATGTGGGCTATTTTGAGACCCAAGAACAGACAAATCTATTCAAAGAACTCAAACCCCAAATTAGGCAAGGTCGTTTGATTGCTCTAACAGGTGTTGTTGGTTGTGGTAAAACAACGACTTTACAACGACTGCAATTAGAATTGTCCTCCGAAAAAGACATTATTATTTCTCGTTGCCTTGCAATTGACAAAGATAAGGTCAGTGTCGGGGTTTTGATGAGTGCTTTGTTTTGCGATTTAAGTACAGAAAAGGACGCTAAACCACCGACCCAACCAGAACTCAGAGAACGAAAATTCTTAGCTTTAATTCAAAAATGCCGTAAGCCTGTAGTGCTTTTTGTGGATGAAGCTCATGACATTCATCACGGTACGTTAGTCAAAATTAAGCGTTTAATTGAATTGGTACGCCAGAATGGTTGCACTTTATCTGTAGTGCTGCTGGGACATCCCAAATTGAAAAATGATTTGCGTCGACCATCTTTGGAAGAGATTGGTGCTAGAACCAATATTTTTAGTTTAGAAGGTATTAGAGGACATCAAGTTGAGTATATAAAATGGCTGTTGAGCGAGTGTATTCACGATGATTATCTGCCTGAAGATTTGATTACCAATGAGGCAATTGCATTTTTGGCAGAACGATTGACGACTCCATTGCAAATCGAACATTATTTGCAGAGGGCTTTTGAAGACGCTTATCAAGCAGCAACGAAGCCTGTCACTCTTGGTATGGCTGAAGCTGTCTTGACTGTGGGACTTAACGATTTAGAACCTCGCTTAATACGGCATGGTTACACGAAGACAGTACTAGCTGAGTTATTAAATATACGAGTAAGCGAGGTAAATTCTTTTTTACACGCTCAGTTGCCTCCTGGTCGAACCCAAGATTTGAGAGACCAGATGTTAAAAATTGGAATTCCCTTGTATGCGTCAGAGGGAAATTAA
- a CDS encoding IS481 family transposase, producing the protein MPIDTIVDLRRRLEQLPPRSPSRRVLVQEIAQLYGISEDTVYRTLREGNVVRPVRRVDCDVPRVIPKAGLERYCEIIAAIKIRTSNRKGRHLSTVQAIRLLEEDGINTPDGHLRVPVGLLKPTTVNRYLNKWGYDRDTLLRQPPAVRFQAEYSNQCWHFDLSPSDLKHVKAPAFLEPGRGHPLLMLYSVVDDRSGFAYQEYHGVYGEDVEAALRFMFAAMSLKSETDFPFQGIPQMLYMDNGPIAKSLVFQKVMGYLGIEVRTHLPNGKDGRRVTARSKGKVERPFRTVKEMHETLYHLHEPETEAEANAWLMKFLLHYNSRPHRSEPHSRMEDWVSNLPSNGIRQMCNWERFCTFARSPERRKVGIDARVTVEGVAYEVEPDLAGETVVLWWGLFDNELYVEHGERRYGPFLPVDGPIPLHRYRSFKKTRTQKRADRIESLAKQLSLPNSVIGKGNPPEFGSSTTQLKVQPFVDPNPFQELTFSTVIAAKLAIADYLARPLAKLTPEQMAYINAVLVSTLNKQEVMKQIRDFFNPLSGTSHVE; encoded by the coding sequence ATACCAATTGATACAATCGTAGACCTACGTCGTCGCTTAGAGCAGCTACCACCGCGCAGTCCATCTCGTCGGGTATTAGTCCAAGAAATAGCTCAACTGTATGGCATTTCCGAAGATACTGTGTATCGAACACTACGAGAAGGAAATGTTGTTCGCCCAGTGCGGCGCGTTGATTGTGATGTCCCGCGTGTGATTCCTAAAGCCGGACTAGAGCGATACTGCGAAATCATTGCTGCCATTAAAATACGCACATCTAACCGCAAAGGTCGCCATTTATCTACCGTGCAAGCAATTCGCTTATTGGAAGAAGATGGCATCAACACACCAGATGGTCATCTTCGCGTTCCAGTCGGTTTGCTCAAACCAACCACCGTCAATCGTTATCTCAACAAATGGGGTTACGACCGCGATACCCTGCTGCGACAACCACCTGCTGTTCGCTTCCAGGCAGAATATAGCAATCAATGTTGGCATTTTGACCTCAGTCCATCAGACCTCAAGCACGTAAAAGCACCAGCCTTCCTAGAACCGGGACGTGGACATCCCTTGTTGATGCTTTATAGTGTCGTGGATGACCGTAGTGGTTTTGCATACCAAGAATACCACGGTGTTTACGGTGAAGATGTGGAGGCAGCACTGCGGTTTATGTTTGCCGCCATGTCACTCAAGTCGGAGACTGACTTTCCCTTTCAAGGCATTCCCCAAATGCTGTATATGGACAATGGGCCCATTGCCAAGAGCTTAGTGTTTCAAAAAGTAATGGGTTATTTGGGGATTGAAGTACGTACCCATTTACCAAATGGCAAAGATGGACGACGGGTGACAGCTCGTTCTAAGGGGAAGGTGGAACGACCGTTTCGCACTGTTAAAGAAATGCACGAAACTCTCTACCATCTGCATGAACCGGAGACCGAAGCTGAGGCAAACGCTTGGTTGATGAAGTTTTTGCTCCATTACAATAGCCGACCCCATCGCAGCGAACCCCATTCCCGGATGGAAGACTGGGTGAGCAATTTACCTAGTAACGGTATCCGTCAAATGTGTAATTGGGAACGTTTTTGTACATTTGCACGCTCCCCAGAACGCCGTAAGGTAGGCATCGATGCTCGCGTTACGGTTGAGGGGGTGGCTTATGAGGTGGAGCCAGATTTGGCTGGAGAAACTGTAGTTCTGTGGTGGGGCTTGTTCGATAACGAACTGTACGTAGAACATGGTGAACGTCGCTATGGGCCGTTTCTGCCTGTGGATGGCCCAATCCCCCTACATCGCTACCGTAGTTTTAAGAAAACACGAACACAGAAACGGGCTGACCGAATTGAATCTTTGGCTAAACAGTTGTCTTTACCGAACTCTGTGATTGGTAAAGGCAACCCGCCTGAATTCGGGAGTAGTACAACCCAACTAAAGGTGCAGCCTTTTGTAGACCCCAATCCATTTCAAGAACTGACATTCAGCACGGTGATTGCAGCCAAATTAGCGATCGCCGATTATTTGGCACGCCCATTAGCCAAACTCACCCCTGAACAAATGGCTTATATTAATGCGGTTCTGGTGTCTACTCTCAATAAGCAGGAGGTAATGAAACAAATTCGAGATTTCTTTAACCCATTATCAGGTACGAGCCATGTTGAGTGA
- a CDS encoding recombinase family protein, translated as MVIYAYLRVSSDRQDLHNQRHGILEYANIHALSPIQFIEDTVSGREKWSERGVGQLLTQTALESDVVIFSEVSRMARSTLQVLEMLECCVRRGINVHIVKLGMVLDDSMQSRITATVLGLAAEIERELIVLRTTEALAKRKAEGKTLGRPKGRQSAHLKLDTREAEIRSYLAKGMSKRSIAKLVDCSPSTLYDWLSRKHLHSRHDKLVEKS; from the coding sequence ATGGTTATTTATGCTTATTTAAGAGTCTCCAGCGATCGCCAAGACCTACACAACCAACGACATGGCATTTTGGAGTATGCCAACATACACGCTTTGAGTCCCATCCAGTTTATTGAAGACACAGTTTCTGGACGAGAGAAATGGTCGGAGCGAGGTGTAGGACAACTACTGACTCAAACTGCCCTTGAATCCGATGTAGTAATTTTCTCAGAAGTCAGTCGGATGGCACGCTCTACTCTACAAGTATTAGAAATGCTAGAGTGCTGCGTGCGCCGAGGAATTAACGTCCATATCGTAAAACTTGGTATGGTGCTAGATGATTCAATGCAAAGCCGAATCACAGCAACAGTTTTGGGCTTGGCAGCAGAAATCGAACGGGAATTGATTGTACTCAGAACAACCGAAGCATTAGCCAAACGAAAAGCTGAAGGAAAAACCTTAGGACGACCCAAAGGACGACAATCCGCACATTTAAAACTGGACACAAGGGAAGCAGAAATTCGCAGTTATTTAGCCAAAGGAATGAGCAAACGGTCAATTGCCAAACTAGTCGATTGTTCACCTTCCACCCTTTATGATTGGTTGTCACGTAAACATCTCCACTCACGCCACGACAAATTGGTGGAGAAATCATAA
- a CDS encoding winged helix-turn-helix domain-containing protein, translating into MGTSLQSLRYKSTVISAYRWSSPFFPSEVKSAIDSEIRQALEFAATPPQQRQQTITQKPRWTLKRLAAWIDKQFNLKCCRESIRKTLKNLGFSWKKARKLLNKANSKKRRCSELQT; encoded by the coding sequence GTGGGTACATCGTTACAATCTCTCAGGTATAAAAGCACTGTTATATCAGCGTACAGGTGGTCATCCCCCTTTTTTCCCTCAGAAGTAAAGTCAGCAATTGATTCTGAGATTCGTCAAGCTCTTGAGTTTGCAGCAACACCACCCCAACAAAGACAACAGACAATAACGCAAAAGCCTCGTTGGACATTGAAGCGTTTAGCGGCTTGGATTGACAAACAGTTCAATCTCAAATGTTGCCGAGAGTCAATACGTAAGACTCTCAAGAACTTAGGGTTTTCGTGGAAAAAAGCACGTAAACTTTTAAATAAAGCTAACAGTAAAAAACGTAGATGTAGCGAACTGCAAACATAA
- a CDS encoding AAA-like domain-containing protein, translating to MFAVSFAIIVVLRPPLFAENVVSKSPCLRFKAFMFAVRYTYQLIDNLNQSPFNVGVVIELEDLTTEQVADLNRRHGSPLNFNEERQLIALLGGHPYLVRLALYSVASQRLSSSELFANATADNGPFGNHLRNHLFRLHNKTELVQGMLQVMRQNTCEDERVFFRLRGAGLVHRQGRLVMPRCQLYGEYFRENLRG from the coding sequence ATGTTTGCAGTTTCATTTGCAATTATTGTGGTTTTGAGACCACCCTTATTTGCAGAGAATGTGGTTTCAAAATCGCCTTGTTTGCGGTTTAAAGCGTTTATGTTTGCAGTTCGCTACACTTACCAATTAATTGATAATCTTAACCAATCACCCTTTAATGTGGGAGTGGTCATCGAATTAGAAGATTTGACAACAGAACAGGTTGCCGACCTCAACCGCCGTCATGGTTCCCCCCTCAACTTCAACGAAGAACGGCAATTAATAGCATTACTGGGCGGACATCCTTATTTAGTCAGGCTGGCATTGTACTCAGTTGCTAGCCAGCGCCTTTCTAGCAGTGAACTGTTTGCCAATGCTACGGCTGATAATGGCCCTTTTGGTAATCATCTGCGTAACCATCTGTTCCGGTTGCATAACAAAACTGAATTAGTGCAAGGGATGCTGCAAGTGATGCGCCAGAACACCTGTGAGGATGAGCGTGTTTTTTTTCGTTTGCGGGGTGCGGGTCTGGTGCATCGCCAAGGGCGACTAGTAATGCCCCGTTGTCAGCTTTATGGGGAGTATTTTCGGGAGAACCTGCGTGGCTGA
- a CDS encoding AAA-like domain-containing protein gives MAEPSIYTVGGTVQAGGGIYIPRQADEELLALCRARTFAYILAPRQVGKSSLMVRTAEQLADEGIQSVIIDLTQLGVQVTAEEWYLGLLTIIADQLMLDTDVLQWWQSLKHLGITQRLTTFFEEMLLVEIAVPVVIFLDEIDTTLSLDFTDDFFAAIRYLYVARARIPEFQRLSFVLIGVATPGDLIRDSKRTPFNIGQRVELTDFTLEEALPFADGLGLPPEQSEQILKWGLKWTGGHPYLTQRLCHVITEQSKSNWSKAEVDRVVNSTFFGAMSKQDNNLQFVRDMLTKRAPDLFAVLNTYREILRGKRIVFDEEQSSAKSHLKLSGIVRREHDSLCVRNLIYSKVFDNRWLQEHLPVPLKILTAQMVLLTSVVVALLTLGMRQMGVLQSWELRVYDQMLRSRPIEAPERRILLVKITDDDLKREKWTPSDRAINQLLKKIESYQPRIVGLYLFQPENNNLAATLQNQDNIVSTCLFNSLGIDEIPPPPNFPIDNVGFSNVFADNENDRILRRSLLFVYSPEKKCTTSFAFGALIAINYLEKQGIEYQFTNKGEFQLEDV, from the coding sequence GTGGCTGAACCAAGTATTTACACTGTTGGCGGGACTGTACAGGCAGGCGGTGGTATTTATATTCCTCGTCAAGCCGATGAGGAACTCTTAGCACTTTGTCGTGCCCGAACTTTTGCTTATATTCTTGCTCCACGGCAGGTAGGCAAGTCTAGCTTGATGGTGCGGACTGCTGAACAACTAGCTGATGAAGGTATCCAGTCGGTAATTATTGATTTGACTCAGCTAGGGGTACAGGTTACTGCTGAAGAATGGTATCTAGGTTTGCTCACCATCATTGCCGATCAACTTATGCTGGATACCGATGTTCTTCAGTGGTGGCAGTCTCTTAAGCATTTGGGCATTACTCAACGGTTAACCACGTTTTTTGAGGAAATGTTGCTGGTTGAAATTGCGGTACCTGTGGTGATTTTTCTTGATGAAATTGACACCACTCTCAGCCTCGACTTCACCGATGACTTTTTTGCAGCTATTCGATATCTCTACGTTGCCCGTGCCCGCATACCTGAATTTCAGCGTCTTTCCTTCGTGCTGATTGGCGTGGCAACACCAGGCGATCTGATCCGCGACTCCAAGCGGACACCCTTCAATATTGGACAGCGCGTAGAGTTAACCGATTTTACGTTAGAGGAAGCACTACCTTTTGCTGATGGACTAGGTTTACCACCTGAACAATCAGAGCAGATACTCAAGTGGGGACTGAAGTGGACAGGCGGACACCCCTATTTAACCCAGCGTCTCTGCCACGTTATAACAGAGCAAAGTAAGAGCAATTGGTCTAAAGCCGAAGTTGACCGCGTTGTAAACAGCACGTTCTTTGGCGCAATGAGCAAGCAAGACAATAACTTGCAATTCGTGCGGGATATGCTTACCAAACGGGCACCTGATCTGTTCGCTGTCTTAAATACTTACCGCGAGATCCTCCGTGGAAAGCGTATTGTCTTTGATGAGGAGCAGTCGTCGGCCAAGTCCCACCTCAAACTCTCAGGTATCGTGCGCCGAGAACACGATAGCTTGTGTGTACGCAATTTGATATATAGTAAAGTCTTTGATAACAGGTGGCTTCAAGAACATCTGCCAGTTCCCTTAAAAATATTGACAGCTCAGATGGTGCTTCTGACAAGTGTAGTTGTAGCACTTTTAACTCTAGGTATGCGGCAGATGGGAGTGCTACAGTCTTGGGAGTTAAGAGTTTATGACCAGATGTTGCGATCGCGTCCGATAGAAGCACCTGAACGGCGGATTTTGCTAGTCAAAATCACTGACGACGATCTCAAACGAGAGAAATGGACTCCATCAGATCGGGCAATCAATCAGTTATTAAAGAAAATAGAGTCTTATCAACCGCGAATTGTTGGCTTATATCTTTTCCAACCGGAAAATAACAATTTGGCGGCTACTTTGCAAAATCAAGATAACATCGTCAGCACCTGTTTATTCAACAGTTTGGGTATAGATGAAATCCCACCTCCCCCCAATTTTCCTATAGATAATGTTGGTTTTAGCAATGTGTTTGCTGATAATGAAAATGACCGAATTCTCCGCCGTAGTTTGTTATTTGTTTACTCTCCAGAGAAAAAATGTACAACATCATTTGCATTTGGGGCGCTAATAGCAATTAATTATCTGGAAAAACAAGGCATTGAATACCAATTTACAAATAAAGGAGAATTTCAGTTAGAGGATGTTTGA
- a CDS encoding IS5 family transposase: protein MSKAYPSNLTYAQYQFLSEMLPEAKKGGRKREVDIWSVLNAIFYILLEGVRWRSLPGDFPAWQTVYTYFRNWRRDGTWMKIHDNLREWTRIEEERHPSPSEAIIDSQSVKSAAMVSQEVGFDTGKKIKGRKRFMTVDTLGLVLRVLVTAANVPERSGGKQVLKRVKEMGNKVSRLTTIWTDGGFDGPAFMMWVMDTCRWIVQVVLRPEQTKGFVLLKKRWVVERTFGWLMGCRRLVRDYELLPETSETFIYLAMIRIMVRRLA, encoded by the coding sequence ATGAGTAAAGCATACCCCAGTAATTTGACCTATGCCCAATATCAATTTCTCAGTGAGATGCTTCCAGAAGCAAAAAAAGGTGGCCGTAAGCGTGAAGTCGATATTTGGTCAGTCCTGAACGCGATTTTTTACATTCTGCTAGAAGGGGTGCGATGGCGATCGCTACCAGGGGACTTTCCCGCTTGGCAAACTGTATATACGTACTTTCGTAACTGGCGCAGGGATGGAACTTGGATGAAGATTCATGATAATCTGCGAGAATGGACGAGAATCGAAGAAGAACGCCATCCAAGTCCGTCAGAAGCCATCATCGATAGTCAAAGTGTCAAAAGTGCAGCGATGGTGAGTCAGGAAGTCGGCTTTGATACAGGCAAAAAAATTAAAGGACGCAAGCGGTTTATGACCGTTGATACGTTGGGATTAGTGCTGCGGGTGTTGGTCACCGCCGCCAATGTGCCAGAGCGGTCAGGTGGTAAACAAGTGCTCAAGCGCGTCAAAGAAATGGGCAATAAGGTTTCTCGCTTGACGACCATTTGGACTGATGGCGGCTTTGATGGTCCAGCCTTCATGATGTGGGTGATGGACACTTGCCGTTGGATTGTGCAGGTGGTGCTGCGACCAGAGCAAACTAAGGGGTTTGTCTTGCTCAAAAAGCGATGGGTGGTGGAGCGCACTTTCGGCTGGCTGATGGGGTGTCGCCGATTGGTTAGAGATTATGAACTTCTACCGGAAACATCGGAGACGTTTATTTACCTTGCCATGATCCGGATCATGGTGAGGCGATTAGCATAA
- a CDS encoding CHASE2 domain-containing protein, protein MLFSFYSQLILRELFYTLTYFSNTLLGKILFPRLQANSGGYKHIDANGYQILSNYRHPNSLADQVTLSQVLNGQVNPNLIKDRLVIIGATAANLTPGSFYTPYSALPDQPARMPALFIHAQIASQLISTVLDGRPLIWYWPVWGEFLWIWGWSLVGGLLAWRLQNPLLLVIAGGTAFIALVGTCICLFFQAGWVPLIPSGLALVVTSGSVVASQMTLQKQQQLKISKVLRDKLEAACALKGEEMTDVIARLITEYTEQNEVPTISSDGRSQERNN, encoded by the coding sequence GTGCTGTTTTCTTTCTATTCACAGCTTATACTGAGAGAGCTTTTTTACACCCTGACCTACTTTTCAAACACCCTCTTAGGTAAAATCCTATTCCCGCGTTTACAAGCTAATTCTGGTGGCTATAAACATATAGATGCAAATGGCTATCAAATACTGTCAAACTACCGTCACCCCAACAGCCTCGCCGACCAAGTAACTCTCTCACAAGTCCTCAATGGCCAAGTCAACCCCAATTTAATCAAAGACCGTCTTGTAATTATTGGCGCTACTGCGGCTAATCTAACTCCAGGTAGCTTTTATACACCCTACAGCGCTTTGCCAGATCAACCAGCCAGAATGCCTGCTCTGTTTATTCATGCACAGATAGCAAGTCAACTCATCAGTACTGTGTTGGATGGGCGACCCTTGATTTGGTATTGGCCTGTATGGGGTGAATTTTTATGGATCTGGGGCTGGTCTTTGGTGGGAGGTTTACTGGCATGGCGGTTACAAAATCCTTTGCTGCTGGTGATAGCAGGAGGTACAGCTTTCATTGCTTTAGTGGGAACTTGCATTTGTCTATTTTTTCAAGCCGGATGGGTGCCACTAATTCCGTCAGGGTTGGCATTGGTCGTTACAAGCGGGAGTGTAGTAGCATCCCAGATGACGTTACAAAAACAGCAACAGCTTAAAATCAGCAAGGTACTGCGTGATAAGCTCGAAGCCGCCTGTGCGCTGAAGGGTGAAGAGATGACAGACGTAATAGCGCGGCTCATCACTGAGTACACCGAACAAAATGAAGTGCCTACTATCAGTAGCGATGGACGATCTCAGGAACGCAATAACTAG
- a CDS encoding ParA family protein, producing the protein MSRIIAVFNQAGGVAKTTLTQNLGYQIAQLGHRVLLIDIDPQASLTIFMGLVPREIEQTVNNAIVDEQPLPIHEGIHGMDLAPANISLSTAEMQLVSASMRDFRLKEAIEPIESDYDFILIDCPPSLGLLSYISLVAATHVLVPLETHFKAFEGTGELLKTVATVRNKPNRKLQIAGFVPTKYDARNSQDTRTLAAITEQLASAGTVFAPIPRSTAFVDASEERMPLAVYEPKHPSVAILKKIAVSLESLK; encoded by the coding sequence ATGAGCCGAATCATCGCAGTTTTTAATCAGGCGGGAGGTGTTGCCAAAACCACCCTTACCCAAAACCTGGGCTACCAAATAGCGCAATTGGGTCATCGTGTTCTGCTCATCGACATAGACCCCCAAGCCAGCTTAACTATTTTTATGGGCTTGGTTCCAAGAGAGATAGAGCAAACCGTCAACAATGCCATTGTGGATGAACAACCCCTGCCAATTCATGAGGGAATTCATGGTATGGATTTAGCCCCTGCCAACATCTCTCTCAGTACGGCAGAAATGCAATTGGTTAGTGCTTCTATGCGCGATTTCCGTCTAAAAGAAGCTATCGAACCAATTGAATCCGATTACGATTTTATCTTAATAGATTGTCCTCCCAGCTTAGGGCTACTAAGTTACATCTCCCTTGTAGCTGCTACCCATGTTCTCGTGCCTCTGGAAACCCATTTCAAAGCCTTTGAGGGAACAGGCGAATTACTAAAAACGGTTGCTACAGTTCGCAATAAACCCAACCGCAAACTGCAAATAGCCGGGTTTGTGCCGACAAAATACGATGCCCGTAACTCCCAGGACACTCGTACCCTAGCTGCCATCACCGAACAACTAGCAAGCGCCGGAACTGTCTTTGCCCCCATTCCTCGTTCTACTGCTTTTGTTGATGCTTCAGAAGAACGAATGCCCTTAGCTGTGTATGAACCAAAGCACCCATCTGTTGCAATCTTGAAAAAAATAGCCGTTAGTTTAGAATCCTTAAAATGA
- a CDS encoding ParB/RepB/Spo0J family partition protein, with the protein MRRTTKASQPLKSKIDVPWDTTGINNADSQVSIPLDQISLPPNQPRRYFDSEALKQLTESIKQHGILQPILVRPLDGEKHELVAGERRYRAALSIGLKVVPVVIRELDDNAAFQFALIENLLREDLNPVEETEGILQLLSLKLGRSVEDIPPLLYRLQRLENKASTVSHNVMGAHVGSGDEPTHNVMGGVENDSTNNAISDEEGDIELSTHNVMGETETDNSDLNQEPAVNPDLKIVKEVFEGLGLMTWESFVKNRLPLLNLPEDILDALREGSLEYTKAKAIAQIQKLDERVAFLEQALANNWSLSEIRQRISEKKAAASTPNTESNNYKERFTAATTKLRKSRIWSDPKKRKQIEKLLAQLETLTNVE; encoded by the coding sequence ATGAGACGCACTACTAAAGCCAGCCAACCCCTCAAAAGCAAAATTGATGTACCTTGGGACACTACAGGCATTAATAATGCCGATTCTCAAGTGTCCATCCCATTAGACCAGATTTCTCTGCCGCCGAATCAACCACGCCGTTACTTTGATTCTGAAGCATTAAAGCAGTTAACTGAATCCATCAAACAACATGGCATCTTACAACCCATTTTAGTACGCCCCCTTGATGGAGAAAAACACGAATTAGTCGCAGGAGAACGCCGCTATCGTGCTGCCTTAAGTATTGGGCTAAAAGTTGTCCCCGTCGTCATCAGAGAATTAGATGACAACGCAGCTTTTCAATTTGCACTTATAGAAAACTTGCTGCGGGAAGACCTCAACCCAGTTGAAGAAACTGAAGGTATCCTGCAACTGCTGTCTCTCAAACTAGGTCGAAGCGTTGAGGATATCCCGCCATTACTCTATCGTCTACAACGCCTAGAAAACAAAGCATCTACAGTTAGCCATAACGTTATGGGCGCTCATGTTGGCTCAGGTGATGAACCTACCCATAACGTTATGGGCGGAGTTGAAAATGATTCTACCAATAACGCTATCAGCGATGAGGAAGGTGATATTGAATTATCTACCCATAACGTTATGGGCGAAACCGAAACAGATAATTCCGACCTCAATCAGGAGCCTGCTGTAAACCCAGACCTCAAAATCGTTAAAGAAGTGTTTGAAGGCTTAGGGTTAATGACCTGGGAATCTTTCGTTAAGAACCGCCTGCCCTTGCTCAACCTCCCAGAAGATATCCTTGATGCGCTAAGGGAAGGCTCACTTGAGTACACCAAAGCCAAAGCCATCGCCCAGATTCAGAAATTAGATGAGCGCGTTGCATTTTTAGAACAAGCTCTTGCTAACAACTGGTCTTTAAGCGAAATCAGACAGCGCATTAGTGAGAAGAAAGCCGCAGCCTCTACCCCAAACACCGAATCGAACAATTACAAAGAGCGCTTTACTGCTGCGACTACTAAACTAAGAAAGTCCCGTATTTGGTCAGACCCGAAGAAGCGCAAACAGATAGAAAAACTACTTGCCCAACTGGAGACGCTGACAAATGTTGAGTAA